CCATTCGATCTCGATTTCATGTCTTTATCTAATTTTAAGATGGGACTTCAGAAAGCGGAAATCGAAAAAGATCTCAATGAGCCGGTATACAATCGGCACGTTATAATCGTCGAAGATATCGTGGATACAGGGTTGACATTGAATTTTTTGATTAAGGTGATTGAAAGCCGCCGTCCAGCCAGTATCAAGACCTGCGCCTTTCTCGATTGCCGGGAGAGGAGAATCGCTGATGTTCCGATAGATTATGCCTGTTTCCAAATTCCGGATGTTTTCGTGGTGGGATACGGATTGGATTTTCGCGGAAACTTCCGGAATCTGTACGATGTATTTACTCTCCATGATCCCAGTGGGCGGAACACACAAATTCTTAAACAAACAGGAAAAAGGAATCAGCCATGAGATATGCCAGAGAAGCGATTCAGAAAATGAGTGCCTATGTTCCCGGGGAACAACCCGATACTCGGGAATACCTCAAGCTGAACACCAACGAAAATCCCTTTCCTCCTTCCTTGCGGGTTTGCGAGGCTCTCCGGGGAAGCCTCCTTTCAGAGGCCATCGTCCGTTATCCACCGCCTCTGTGCGATGCCCTCAGGAATACGGTGTCTCAGGTTTATAGTGTGCCTCCGGAATGGATTGCCGTAGGAAACGGCTCCGATGAACTACTCAATTTGGTTTTCCGAGTTATTCTCAACCCGGGTGACAAGGTGGCTTATCCGGTTCCGACCTATTCACTCTACCGGACACTGGCTCAGATTCAGGAGGCTGAGCCGGTTGAAATTCCTTTTCCGGAAGACTTTACATTGCCGGAACGCTTTCTGAACACTTCCTCATATCTCAAGGTCGTGTGTAATCCGAACTCCCCAACCGGAACAGTCGTTTCTCAGGACATCCTGGTCCGACTTTTGGAATCCGCCGATTGTCCGGTATTGATTGACGAGGCGTATGCCGATTTCGCTCCGTACAACGCCTTGCCTCTTCTCTTCCGTTATCCACATCTACTGGTGGCCAGAACATTGTCCAAATCTTTCTCCTTTGCGGGTCTACGGGTTGGTCTCCTATTCGCGCAACCGGAGTTGCTTTCGGGTATACTGAAAATTAAGGATTCTTACAACGTTAACAATCTGTCGCAAATCGCCGCAATCGCTGCCCTCGGGGATCTGGATGCGATGCAGTGCAATGTTCAGGCGATCCGGGCGACCCGTGACCGTTTCAGCAGGGCTATGGAAGAACGGGGGTTTTATGTGTACCCCTCCCAGGCCAACTTCGTTTTGGTGAGAAAAGAAGGGAGGAGCCTGGCCTCACTCTATGAGTCACTGAAAAAGGAAAAAATCATGGTACGCTATTTTCCAAGTCTACCGGATTGCTTACGGATCAGTATCGGGCTCGATCGGGACATGGACCGGCTGATTGATACAATCGATACCCTCCTTGATCAGGATGGACGAAAAAACGTACAGGCTTTTCATCTGGGATCTGGATAATATCCTGGTTGCCAGTTCTGATCTGCTTTGGGGTGCTTTTGGATTCATTGTCAAAAAGCATAGCAGCCAGGCCATGACCCCCGACAAAAACCGTCGGCCTCTTCGAACCCCGGAAGGAACGGCAATTGAGTGGATCGGCGGATTGCATAACCGGGATGACGCTGCCGGCATTCCAAATGGTTGATGAATTCAAGCGGTGGGGGTAGACTCAGTATTGCCTTTTTTTGATCAAAGAATCATTAATAATGTATCGGGGGTCCAAGTCTTAAAGCATCTCTTTTTAAGAGGAGGTCAATCATGGGAGAATGGCACTGTTCTGAGTGTGGTTTTTCCAAGGAAAGCCGATGCAAGCCCAAAAAATGCCCGTCTTGCGGAGAGAGGGATACCTTCGAAAAAGAGGGACCGGCAGGGGACTGATAAGTTTTTCCGTTTTCCCGTTGAGGATAGTTCGCAAACAGAACGGGTAACCGGATGTTTTCCCCGGAAAAAATAATTCGGGCGACCGTCAAAGCTTGTTGCCGTCTCGGATCGATACCCAAGCTTCGGGTGAAGCGCCGTCTGGACAGGTATCCGAGTTCTCTAAGAAAGGTCACTGGAAGCCACCCCGTTAAATTGAAAGTTAATCACTGGTCCATCCTTTCAGCGGAGGGAGGTGGGGTGCGATATCTGCTGATGGTCAGGACACTTCGTCCCGCCATTGAAAAATTATCCCTCCGAAGCATAAGCAGGCAGCGATGTACAGAGCTATAATAGTTAGTGATCCGGTAAATCCGGTCCAGTTGATTTGCTCAATCATGAAGTTTTGCCAGTATAAGAAGTGGTGGGTGATCAGATACGGGGAAAAGGGTTTGAAGAATTCGAGGTTTTCCAGAACGGTGAACGTGGCGGTCAGAACTAGAGTGAAAATCGGACTGGCCAGGGAATGGTTGAGGAATGAGGAAAAAAAGAGCGCGATCGAACCATAGGCGATAATATAGATGGATACTGCCGTACCAGCCAGGAGGAGCCGGACCAGGGCCTCCCCACTTTCTAGACTATAGAAGCCACTGGAGAGATTCCCTAGATCGGCCGGCATGATGACATCACCGGCACCGAACAAGAGGATCCCAAGGATCGCCGTAACCAGGAGCGTGGAAAACACGATGAAGACGGCATAGAGAACGACCAAGGCGATTTTTCCCAAGAAGACGTCCCGGCGGGATACCGGCCGGGCCAGCGTCATTCGCAGGGTACCTTTGATCCGTTCTCCAGCAATGGTTTCTCCAGCGATAAGGATGGTCACTATCGGACCGATCAGAGCCAGTGGAAAAAGAGTCAGGCCAGGGACATAGAGACCGCTTAAACGGAAACCGAGGTACCTTAGAGGAAGGAGTTGGGGATTGTGCCATACATTAATCCCAATAAGCACACCCAACCCCCAAAGTATGAGAATCCCCAGATAGGTCCGGGCGTTGGCTTTCACTTTTTTGATCTCAATTATCAGGACGCTCATGTCCCTCTCCTGCGATGGTTTCCAGAAAGACTTCTTCCAGACTCATCCGGTAAGGTGAAATTTCAAAAATACTGATGTCACGGTTGCTCAAGGCTTCGATCAAGGGAGGAACCAGATCCTCAGAAGTCTGTATCAGGAAGAAACCGTTCGACTGGCGGAAGATAAGACGGTGTTCACAGAGGAAGGCAGCCACTTTTTCCTCCGGGAGGGCCTTCATCCGGAACAGCGAGACAGAAAGGAGTTCGTCCACTGCGCTGTGCTTCAAAATTCTGCCTTCATGGATGATGGCCACCTGGTTACAGGTGATCTGAACCTCCGAAAGCACATGCGAAGAAAGGAAAACTGTCATATTCATTTCCCGGTTCAGGTGTATGACCAAATCCCGGATATTCTTCACGCCGATTGGATCCAAGCCGGCGGTTGGTTCGTCGAGGACGATCAGTTGTGGTTGGGGAAGCAGGGCTTGGGCAATGCCGAGCCGCTTTTTCTGGCCGTTGGAATAGGTCCGAACCGGCTTGGCGAGCATGTGCGAGACGCCGACCAGTTCGGCGGTTTCTTCGAGCGCCTGGAGGGTTGGCCGGTACCCAGCCAGTGATGAAAAAATCCTCAGGTTATCCCGCCCACTCAAATTGTCATAAAATGCCGGGTTATCGACCAAGCCACTCATGATTTTTTTGGCTTGGTTGAGTGACCGGGGACAGATATGCTGAAAGACCTGAAAATAGCCACGGGATGGGCGTATTAAACCGAAAAGAATGCGAATCGTGGTTGTTTTTCCGGATCCGTTATTCCCCAAAAACCCGAAAATATCTCCCGGTTGGACTGCCAGGTTCAAGTCCTTCAGGACTGTATTTTCCCCGAATGATTTGGTAATATTGACTAACTTGAGAGCCGGCTTCTCGATGATTCCAACCTCCCTCTCACGTGACCAAACGTCAGGCATACGCGTATTATACGCAAAAAGGAGCACAAGGGAAGAGATGTTTTTCCGCGATCGTCACTTCCGGAATATCGTGTTGGATATGGACGGAACGATCTACCGCAGTCAAAAACCGATCACCGGAAGCCCGGAATGTATCGATTTTTTTCGTCGGGCAGGGTGCCGGATTGTATTTATGTCCAACAATTCGGCATTGACCAGAAAACAGTATGTCGCAAAACTTTCCAGGATGGGCATTGAGGCGAAAGAGGAAGAAATTATTCATTCTTCTCTGATCACTGCTTATTATCTGAAGAAAGAAAAACCCGGTGCCCGAATTTACGTTATCGGGGAAGATGGGTTAACCGAAGAACTCATTGCTGCGGGAATGGTGTTGACAGATAATCTGTTGACTGGAAAAGACGTTGATTGTGTGGTAGTGGGGTTAGACCGGGAATTCTCTTATAGAAAAATGAAGACAGCGATGAGGGCGATTCTCGAAGGTGCTGATTTCTTTGGAACCAATCCGGATCAGACCTATCCGGACGAAGCCGGTTTATCACCTAGTGCCGGAGCGATTCTCGCGGCCATCGCAGCCTGTTCGGGAGTGAAGCCCCGTATTTTTGGAAAACCGGCTCCCGAAGCTATGGAACTGCTGTTGGAAATCTCCGGTTTTTGCCGTGGAGCGACCATGCTCATTGGTGACCGGATGGATACCGATATCACTTTAGCCTGGAATGCCGGTATATTTTCCGTCCTGGTTCTCAGCGGCGTGACCGGAGCCACCCCGGAAGAAACCGGTGGGGTATTGCCCGATCTTGTAGTCCAGGATCTGGCCGAGTTACACCGCCGACTGGAACAGGATATTTCCCCGGTCGAATAAGCGGGCCTTGCATCGAGAAAGGAGCGGTGGAATGGTTCACAAGGTGATGTTGTACGATACCACCCTGCGCGATGGTTCCCAAATGGAAGGGGTCAATTTTTCCGTCCAGGACAAGATTCAGATCGCCCAGAAAATGGACGATTTTGGTATTCATTATATTGAAGGAGGTTGGCCGGGTTCCAATCCCAAGGACGAGGCTTTTTTCGAAGCGGCAGGAAAACTATCGTGGTCAACGGCAAAAATCGCCGCCTTTGGCAGTACCAGGCGAGCGGATAAACGAGTAGAGGATGATCTCAACATCGTTCTGTTGATCCGGGCAGAAACACCGGTGATCACCTTATTCGGAAAAAGTTGGGACCTGCATGTCCGGGAAGCCCTGAGAACATCACTTGAAGAGAATTTACGTATGATCTATGATTCGGTTGCCTATCTTAAAAAACAGGGAAAAGAAGTCGTTTATGATGCAGAACACTTTTTTGACGGTTACCGGGCTCACCCCGAATACGCCATGAAGACCCTCGAAGCAGCCTGGAACGGCGGTGCTGACATCCTGGTTCTTTGTGACACAAATGGCGGTACCTTGCCACATCAACTTTCGGAAATCTTCACTTTTGTCCGGGAAACCTTTGCTGGTCGGTTACCGCTGGGGATTCATACCCATAACGATTCGGGCGTGGCAGTTGCTAATACCCTTGAGGCGGTGAGGCTGGGAGCAGCCCAGATACAGGGAACGTTCAACGGCTACGGGGAACGGTGTGGAAATGCCGACCTGTGTACCATTATTCCCAGTCTCCAGATAAAAATGGACAGACCGGTGATCAGAGAAGAGAACCTTCGCCGGTTGATCGAGCTCTCTCACTTTATCAGTGAGCTGGCGAACATGCGTCCGGATGACTACCATCCCTACGTGGGCAAAAGCGCTTTTGCCCATAAAGGCGGAATTCACGTCAGTGCGATTCTGCGTCATCCGGGGACCTATGAACACATTATCCCGGAAAAAGTCGGCAACGAAAGGAGGGTTCTGGTATCCGAGCAGTCCGGACGCAGCAATGTGGTCTATCGTGCTCAGGAAGTGGGAATAGCGTTGGATTCCAAAGACCCCCGAATACCATCATTGATCAAGAAGATCAAGGAAGCGGAAAATATCGGATACCAATTCGAGGGGGCCGATGCCTCCTTCGAGCTTCTCTTGCGGAACGCTTTGGGCGAAAAAAGGAGTTTCTTTACCCTTGAGGGATTCCGGGTCATAGTGGAAAAACACGGTGGTGAGGAGGGCATCACCGAGGCAACCATAAAAATTCGAATTGGGGATACGGTGACTCATACGGCCGCGGAAGGAGATGGTCCGGTTAACGCACTGGATAATGCCCTTCGAAAGGCTTTGCTTGGGGCCTATCCGGAAATCGACGCTATCCGACTGGTCGATTATAAAGTTCGGGTACTCAACGAAAGGGAAGGCACTGCTGCCCGTATCCGGGTTCTCATCCAATCAACCGATGGGAAAAAAATATGGGGAACGGTAGGTGTATCGACAAATATTATCGAGGCCAGCTGGGAGGCGCTTGAAGACAGTATCCAGTATGGGTTATGGGACAAAAAAAATCTCTGAGTTTGCGGGCCCCTTTCAGGGTGAATTTCTCTGAAACGAAGTTATGCGATTACTTAGCCCCTGAGGTAGATGGTCTTTTCTTGCCACCATTCACGGCGGAGACGTTCAATGCCGAAAGGCTCGACATTTTTTACCGGAACACCCTCGCCCGATACGGAAATGTGATCTTTACCGGTGGAGGAGAGTTGATTCGTGCCCTGGCAACATTGTTCCGATTATCCGGTGATACGCGATGCAGTCAGCGGATTTATTTGTGCGAAATGGGTGAAACAGAGATTATGTGCCGGTTATACGATCGGTTGCCCGCCGACAACACTGTTTTAGTTATTTTATCCAGGAAATTCGATGAGATGGAGCTCTTGGCCCTGAGCTTGGCGTATTCGGCATGGCCACAGGTTTTTTTGGCCCCGACTCACGGACCACTGGCCGAAGGGGCGCGTTTGCTGCGCATACCCTTTTTCCCCGTAGATTTGGCCTTTAACCGTTTTTGGTACAATAGCGAACTTTTTCATCTTCCTTTAACTACCCTGGGGCATGAGCCAGAGGCGATTTCTGAGGGTTTTATCCAAGGATACCGGGAGTGTATAGACGGGAGCCGGACAGTAGCCGGAATCCTACGGACAATGGAAAAGCAGGGGTGCTGGCGGGTTTTTTTCTTATCACGCAATCCGTTTTTT
This Atribacteraceae bacterium DNA region includes the following protein-coding sequences:
- the hpt gene encoding hypoxanthine phosphoribosyltransferase translates to MSRNIDVDTRLGQRVFTRGEIETRVREIAIAIAEDYRDRRPILIGILRGAVYFTVDITRQLAIPFDLDFMSLSNFKMGLQKAEIEKDLNEPVYNRHVIIVEDIVDTGLTLNFLIKVIESRRPASIKTCAFLDCRERRIADVPIDYACFQIPDVFVVGYGLDFRGNFRNLYDVFTLHDPSGRNTQILKQTGKRNQP
- the hisC gene encoding histidinol-phosphate transaminase — protein: MRYAREAIQKMSAYVPGEQPDTREYLKLNTNENPFPPSLRVCEALRGSLLSEAIVRYPPPLCDALRNTVSQVYSVPPEWIAVGNGSDELLNLVFRVILNPGDKVAYPVPTYSLYRTLAQIQEAEPVEIPFPEDFTLPERFLNTSSYLKVVCNPNSPTGTVVSQDILVRLLESADCPVLIDEAYADFAPYNALPLLFRYPHLLVARTLSKSFSFAGLRVGLLFAQPELLSGILKIKDSYNVNNLSQIAAIAALGDLDAMQCNVQAIRATRDRFSRAMEERGFYVYPSQANFVLVRKEGRSLASLYESLKKEKIMVRYFPSLPDCLRISIGLDRDMDRLIDTIDTLLDQDGRKNVQAFHLGSG
- a CDS encoding ABC transporter permease subunit, with the protein product MSVLIIEIKKVKANARTYLGILILWGLGVLIGINVWHNPQLLPLRYLGFRLSGLYVPGLTLFPLALIGPIVTILIAGETIAGERIKGTLRMTLARPVSRRDVFLGKIALVVLYAVFIVFSTLLVTAILGILLFGAGDVIMPADLGNLSSGFYSLESGEALVRLLLAGTAVSIYIIAYGSIALFFSSFLNHSLASPIFTLVLTATFTVLENLEFFKPFSPYLITHHFLYWQNFMIEQINWTGFTGSLTIIALYIAACLCFGGIIFQWRDEVS
- a CDS encoding ABC transporter ATP-binding protein encodes the protein MPDVWSREREVGIIEKPALKLVNITKSFGENTVLKDLNLAVQPGDIFGFLGNNGSGKTTTIRILFGLIRPSRGYFQVFQHICPRSLNQAKKIMSGLVDNPAFYDNLSGRDNLRIFSSLAGYRPTLQALEETAELVGVSHMLAKPVRTYSNGQKKRLGIAQALLPQPQLIVLDEPTAGLDPIGVKNIRDLVIHLNREMNMTVFLSSHVLSEVQITCNQVAIIHEGRILKHSAVDELLSVSLFRMKALPEEKVAAFLCEHRLIFRQSNGFFLIQTSEDLVPPLIEALSNRDISIFEISPYRMSLEEVFLETIAGEGHERPDN
- a CDS encoding HAD-IIA family hydrolase encodes the protein MFFRDRHFRNIVLDMDGTIYRSQKPITGSPECIDFFRRAGCRIVFMSNNSALTRKQYVAKLSRMGIEAKEEEIIHSSLITAYYLKKEKPGARIYVIGEDGLTEELIAAGMVLTDNLLTGKDVDCVVVGLDREFSYRKMKTAMRAILEGADFFGTNPDQTYPDEAGLSPSAGAILAAIAACSGVKPRIFGKPAPEAMELLLEISGFCRGATMLIGDRMDTDITLAWNAGIFSVLVLSGVTGATPEETGGVLPDLVVQDLAELHRRLEQDISPVE
- the cimA gene encoding citramalate synthase: MVHKVMLYDTTLRDGSQMEGVNFSVQDKIQIAQKMDDFGIHYIEGGWPGSNPKDEAFFEAAGKLSWSTAKIAAFGSTRRADKRVEDDLNIVLLIRAETPVITLFGKSWDLHVREALRTSLEENLRMIYDSVAYLKKQGKEVVYDAEHFFDGYRAHPEYAMKTLEAAWNGGADILVLCDTNGGTLPHQLSEIFTFVRETFAGRLPLGIHTHNDSGVAVANTLEAVRLGAAQIQGTFNGYGERCGNADLCTIIPSLQIKMDRPVIREENLRRLIELSHFISELANMRPDDYHPYVGKSAFAHKGGIHVSAILRHPGTYEHIIPEKVGNERRVLVSEQSGRSNVVYRAQEVGIALDSKDPRIPSLIKKIKEAENIGYQFEGADASFELLLRNALGEKRSFFTLEGFRVIVEKHGGEEGITEATIKIRIGDTVTHTAAEGDGPVNALDNALRKALLGAYPEIDAIRLVDYKVRVLNEREGTAARIRVLIQSTDGKKIWGTVGVSTNIIEASWEALEDSIQYGLWDKKNL